A genomic segment from Phragmites australis chromosome 6, lpPhrAust1.1, whole genome shotgun sequence encodes:
- the LOC133920535 gene encoding predicted GPI-anchored protein 58, whose amino-acid sequence MRTLCPKGGKIHPSPSGAGGWGDDPIAAAFHLLPAAILFIATALGPEDQEVLAYLVTRPLQGEGGKAAAGVLPSEQPPPAPARGGAPRRAHPPTLGCGCFQCYGSYWSRWDSSPHRDLILDALQAFEEHLAATESSATPPSSKRRDKGKRSRLVTTPPRPPSPQPPMLIRPKSPEPQVEQVQELSAPLPPSCPPPPPPAPAAYIPEEKDKAPEPSPEAEAAEEAEKERKRGWADVMGGMLGLRLWGIWSPAVENAT is encoded by the coding sequence ATGAGGACGCTGTGCCCCAAGGGCGGCAAGATCCACCCGTCGccctccggcgccggcggctgGGGCGACGACCCCATCGCCGCGGCGTTCCATCTCCTCCCGGCCGCCATCCTCTTCATTGCCACCGCGCTCGGCCCGGAGGACCAGGAGGTGCTGGCGTACCTCGTGACCCGGCCCCTCCAGGGCGAGGGCGGCAAAGCCGCCGCCGGGGTGCTGCCTTCGGAGcagccgccgccagcgccggcgCGCGGCGGCGCCCCCCGCCGCGCGCACCCGCCGACCCTCGGGTGCGGGTGCTTCCAGTGCTACGGCAGCTACTGGTCGCGGTGGGACTCCTCCCCCCACCGCGACCTCATCCTCGACGCGCTACAGGCCTTCGAGGAGCATCTCGCCGCCACCGAGTCGTCCGCCACCCCGCCCTCCTCCAAGCGCCGCGACAAGGGCAAGCGCAGCAGGCTTGTTACTACTCCCCCGCGTCCCCCTTCGCCGCAGCCGCCGATGCTTATACGCCCCAAGTCTCCGGAGCCCCAGGTGGAGCAAGTCCAGGAGCTCTCCGCCCCACTCCCGCCTTCTTGCCCACCCCCGCCACCCCCAGCTCCCGCGGCGTACATCCCCGAAGAGAAGGACAAGGCACCAGAACCTTCCCcggaggccgaggcggcggaggaggccgagAAAGAGAGGAAGCGCGGGTGGGCGGACGTGATGGGCGGGATGCTTGGCCTGCGCCTGTGGGGGATTTGGAGTCCGGCCGTGGAGAACGCCACCTAG